The following proteins come from a genomic window of Burkholderia stabilis:
- a CDS encoding LysR family transcriptional regulator, which yields MNQIQTMRVFVCVAEQQSFRRAAHHLGVSNALVTRSIAMLEGHLNTRLIHRTTRNLSLTEAGARYLDGCRALLEEFDHLESSVAHAVREPGGTLRVVASGLLSPLALTPLVSSFRHRFPELRVQLTVTEGPLDVLDSGYDVGIVTGNRLDGNPSLIGHALAPNPFVACAAPAYLERRGEPRSPDDLPGHDWVTLAPHQHASAWQLVGHDGVAHSVTVRPACTVNQLALVQAAALAGAGIAVLPEPCVADALNHGTLVRLLPTYRIDDPDTQLSLVYPNRQYVPARTRSFVEHALDHFGAQAARERADYSFLRQPRGPERADIVTGLQ from the coding sequence ATGAACCAGATTCAGACCATGCGTGTATTCGTCTGCGTCGCCGAACAGCAGAGCTTTCGGCGCGCGGCGCACCATCTCGGCGTGTCCAATGCGCTCGTCACGCGTTCGATCGCGATGCTCGAGGGCCACCTGAACACACGGCTGATCCACCGCACCACGCGCAACCTGTCGCTCACCGAGGCCGGCGCGCGCTACCTCGACGGCTGCCGGGCGCTGCTCGAGGAGTTCGATCACCTCGAATCGTCCGTCGCGCACGCCGTGCGCGAACCGGGCGGCACGCTGCGCGTCGTCGCGTCGGGCTTGCTGTCGCCGCTTGCGCTGACGCCGCTCGTCAGCAGCTTCCGGCACCGCTTCCCCGAGCTGCGTGTGCAACTGACCGTCACCGAGGGGCCGCTCGACGTGCTCGATTCGGGCTACGACGTCGGCATCGTCACGGGCAACCGGCTCGACGGCAACCCGTCGCTGATCGGCCATGCGCTCGCGCCGAACCCGTTCGTCGCGTGCGCGGCGCCGGCCTATCTCGAGCGGCGCGGCGAACCGCGCTCGCCCGACGACCTGCCGGGCCACGACTGGGTCACGCTCGCGCCGCACCAGCATGCGAGTGCATGGCAGCTCGTCGGCCACGACGGCGTCGCGCATTCCGTCACGGTGCGCCCGGCCTGCACGGTCAACCAGCTCGCGCTCGTGCAGGCCGCCGCGCTGGCCGGCGCCGGCATCGCGGTGCTGCCCGAGCCGTGCGTCGCCGACGCGCTCAACCACGGCACGCTCGTGCGGCTGCTGCCCACCTACCGGATCGATGATCCCGACACGCAGTTGTCGCTCGTCTACCCGAACCGCCAGTACGTGCCGGCCCGCACGCGCAGCTTCGTCGAGCACGCACTCGACCACTTCGGCGCGCAGGCGGCCCGCGAGCGGGCGGACTACAGCTTCCTGCGCCAGCCGCGCGGCCCCGAACGCGCCGACATCGTCACGGGCCTGCAGTAA